In Helicobacter mastomyrinus, a single genomic region encodes these proteins:
- the fliG gene encoding flagellar motor switch protein FliG gives MAITLSPRQRAQYDELSMSEKIAILLVQLGDDITSEIFHHLDIDAITEVSKQIAQLSGIDKTIGAAVLEEFYVIFQSNQYINSGGMDYARDLLMKALGPEAAKAILDKLAKTMQSQKNFAYLSKIRPQQLADFIINEHPQTIALILAHMDASGAAETLGYFADDLRAEVAIRMANLGDISPSVVKRVSAVLENKLESLTSYKVEVGGTRSVAEIFNRLGQKAAKATIAHIEQIDEQLAIEIKEMMFTFEDISKLDNNAIREILKIADKKDLTLALKSAADDLKQKFMGNMSQRASEAFMEEMQFLGAVKVRDVEAAQRKIVEVVQTLSEQGLIQLGEQDDVIA, from the coding sequence ATGGCAATTACACTTAGCCCCCGTCAAAGAGCACAATATGATGAGCTATCTATGTCAGAGAAAATCGCCATTTTACTTGTGCAATTAGGTGATGACATTACTTCGGAGATTTTTCATCATCTTGATATTGATGCTATTACTGAAGTAAGTAAGCAAATCGCCCAATTAAGCGGTATAGATAAGACCATTGGTGCAGCTGTCTTAGAAGAATTTTATGTGATTTTCCAATCTAATCAATATATCAATTCCGGTGGTATGGACTACGCACGTGACTTATTGATGAAGGCTTTAGGACCAGAAGCGGCAAAAGCGATTTTAGACAAACTCGCCAAGACAATGCAGTCTCAAAAGAATTTTGCCTATCTTTCCAAGATTCGCCCTCAACAGCTTGCAGATTTTATTATTAACGAACACCCTCAAACTATTGCGCTTATTTTGGCTCATATGGATGCAAGTGGTGCTGCAGAGACATTGGGATATTTTGCTGATGACTTGCGTGCTGAAGTGGCTATTCGTATGGCAAATCTTGGGGACATTTCCCCAAGTGTGGTTAAACGCGTGAGTGCGGTGCTTGAGAACAAGCTAGAATCTCTTACAAGCTACAAGGTTGAAGTGGGTGGCACTCGCTCTGTGGCAGAAATCTTTAACCGCTTAGGACAAAAGGCGGCAAAAGCGACAATTGCGCATATCGAGCAAATCGACGAGCAGCTTGCTATTGAAATTAAAGAGATGATGTTTACCTTTGAAGACATTAGCAAGCTTGATAATAATGCTATTAGAGAGATTCTTAAAATTGCGGATAAAAAGGATCTTACGCTTGCGCTTAAATCGGCTGCTGATGATCTCAAGCAAAAGTTTATGGGGAATATGTCTCAACGTGCGAGTGAGGCGTTTATGGAGGAAATGCAATTTTTGGGTGCTGTGAAGGTTCGAGATGTGGAAGCGGCACAAAGAAAAATCGTAGAAGTGGTGCAAACCCTCTCAGAACAGGGCTTAATCCAATTAGGAGAGCAAGACGATGTCATTGCTTAA
- the fliF gene encoding flagellar basal-body MS-ring/collar protein FliF, which produces MDLKLIFEQVTRVLNKLNKKQRIIILTTLVVIIGFLTYLILFPVQTRNEYENYEVLFSNLDPEDSATILQKLQQEKIPYKIPNDSVILVPKDRVYEQRIAMGSIGLPKTSKNVGFDILLENSVGETPFTQDMKYLIAKQNELAKTIESLNPIEKAIVNISMPKESLFVQGGHPPSASVKVTVRDNMFLSPEQVIGIKHLVSAAVERLTPEAVKIINQDSELLGEDNEATQQNAIAKQAAFQRKFQQNAENALEAKIIKFLQPSVGDGVQAQVTMDFDFSVRKSTQERFDDNPVVRSTREYEKERKGFRPPQIGGVPGVVSNIGPVQGLKDDEMMEWEKESEVVVNNEIGKTVSDIKEQYGVLKRVSASVMIDGTYKEVIGEDGEPTLEYTPRPQEDMDKFLEGIKKAIGYNEARGDQVEVINMPFKMTQLHYHPKDKWEVFANNLERYLSPFMPLLKYVIVAVIIFIFYKKIVAPFAERMLEVQEEEDDDIESLMQIDDDEDDVNRFSELRKRVEDQLGISSSFDEDNIKYEVLLEKMRNVILERPQEIAALFQTLIRDELDMSEGIGQK; this is translated from the coding sequence GTGGATTTAAAACTAATTTTTGAACAAGTAACGCGAGTTTTAAACAAACTTAATAAAAAGCAGCGTATTATTATTCTTACTACTCTTGTTGTGATTATTGGTTTTTTAACTTATCTCATACTTTTCCCTGTGCAGACAAGAAATGAATATGAAAATTATGAAGTGCTTTTTAGTAATCTAGATCCAGAGGATAGTGCGACAATCCTTCAAAAATTACAGCAAGAGAAGATTCCCTATAAGATTCCAAATGATAGCGTTATCCTTGTGCCAAAAGATAGAGTCTATGAGCAGCGGATTGCTATGGGTTCTATTGGATTGCCTAAAACAAGCAAGAATGTAGGTTTTGATATTTTGCTTGAAAATAGTGTAGGAGAAACACCTTTCACGCAAGATATGAAATATCTTATCGCTAAACAAAATGAGCTTGCAAAGACGATTGAGAGTCTTAATCCTATTGAAAAGGCGATTGTCAATATTTCTATGCCTAAGGAATCGCTCTTCGTGCAAGGAGGACATCCACCATCAGCTTCGGTGAAGGTTACTGTTCGTGATAATATGTTTCTGTCTCCTGAGCAGGTTATAGGGATTAAACATCTTGTGAGTGCGGCAGTAGAGCGGCTCACACCAGAGGCTGTAAAAATCATCAATCAAGATAGTGAGCTATTAGGTGAGGATAATGAAGCAACTCAACAAAATGCAATAGCTAAGCAGGCAGCGTTTCAAAGAAAATTCCAGCAGAATGCAGAAAATGCTTTAGAAGCAAAAATTATTAAGTTTTTACAGCCAAGTGTAGGCGATGGAGTACAAGCGCAGGTAACAATGGATTTTGATTTCAGTGTGCGCAAATCCACACAGGAAAGATTTGATGATAATCCTGTTGTCCGTAGCACGAGAGAGTATGAGAAGGAACGCAAAGGATTCCGTCCGCCTCAAATTGGCGGTGTGCCCGGTGTGGTAAGTAATATTGGTCCAGTGCAAGGGCTTAAAGATGATGAAATGATGGAGTGGGAGAAAGAAAGTGAAGTTGTTGTTAATAATGAAATAGGCAAAACTGTAAGTGATATTAAAGAACAATATGGAGTATTGAAACGTGTGAGTGCTTCTGTGATGATTGATGGCACGTATAAAGAAGTGATAGGTGAAGATGGTGAGCCTACATTAGAATATACTCCTCGCCCACAAGAAGATATGGACAAATTTTTAGAAGGGATTAAAAAAGCTATTGGTTATAATGAGGCACGAGGCGACCAAGTAGAAGTGATTAATATGCCTTTTAAAATGACACAGCTTCACTATCATCCAAAAGATAAGTGGGAAGTATTTGCAAATAATTTAGAGCGATATTTAAGCCCATTTATGCCTTTGCTTAAATATGTTATTGTTGCGGTTATTATATTCATATTCTATAAAAAAATCGTTGCACCATTTGCAGAACGTATGTTAGAAGTGCAAGAGGAAGAAGATGACGATATAGAATCGCTTATGCAAATTGATGATGATGAAGATGATGTCAATAGATTCAGTGAATTGCGTAAGCGTGTGGAAGACCAGCTTGGTATTAGCTCAAGCTTTGATGAAGATAACATCAAGTATGAAGTGTTACTTGAGAAAATGCGCAATGTGATTTTAGAGCGTCCGCAAGAAATTGCAGCATTGTTTCAAACATTGATTAGAGACGAGCTTGATATGAGTGAAGGTATCGGGCAAAAATAA
- the hisC gene encoding histidinol-phosphate transaminase, protein MFRKTLEQVITYEAGKPIELVMREYGIKQEDVIKLGSNENPYGTSPKVIKILEQNASKAYLYPDDSMYALKAALTSRFNIDSKEIIIGAGSDQIIEFCMQALDHTNACVLMAKTTFAMYEVYAKLVGVEICKTPSDAHNLDEFMQLYNVARAQGKRVSAIFLCVPNNPLGECLDAQAVEDFIGKIDKDTLVVIDGAYQEFARFKDSVKAFEPAALIARFSNVIYLGTFSKAYGLGGMRVGYGIANKSIISMLYKVRPPFNITTLSLCAAIAALEDDVFVRQCIESNATEMLRYEQFAEENGIDFIPSYGNFITFSHKDIESTHLCQWLLQKGVIVRDLHSYGLSAFRITIGMQWQNTRVLEMIQTYLKAHN, encoded by the coding sequence GTGTTTAGGAAGACATTAGAGCAAGTTATAACTTATGAGGCAGGGAAGCCTATTGAGCTTGTAATGCGTGAATATGGCATTAAACAAGAAGATGTGATTAAGTTAGGAAGTAATGAAAATCCCTATGGCACATCGCCTAAAGTTATAAAAATTTTAGAGCAAAATGCCTCTAAGGCATATTTATATCCTGATGATTCTATGTATGCGCTAAAAGCAGCTCTTACTTCACGCTTTAATATAGACTCAAAAGAGATTATTATTGGTGCGGGGAGTGATCAAATCATCGAGTTTTGTATGCAGGCTTTGGATCACACAAATGCTTGTGTGCTAATGGCAAAGACGACTTTTGCAATGTATGAAGTGTATGCAAAACTTGTAGGTGTGGAGATTTGCAAAACTCCTAGTGATGCGCATAATTTAGATGAGTTTATGCAGCTTTATAATGTGGCAAGGGCTCAAGGTAAAAGAGTGAGTGCTATATTTCTCTGTGTGCCAAATAATCCTTTAGGTGAGTGTTTAGACGCACAGGCAGTAGAGGACTTTATCGGTAAAATCGATAAAGATACGCTTGTGGTGATTGATGGGGCGTATCAAGAATTTGCAAGATTCAAAGATAGTGTAAAAGCCTTTGAACCAGCTGCGCTTATCGCACGTTTTAGCAATGTGATTTATCTAGGGACATTTTCTAAGGCGTATGGGTTGGGTGGTATGCGTGTAGGATATGGAATTGCAAATAAATCTATTATTTCTATGCTCTATAAGGTGCGTCCGCCATTTAATATCACGACTCTAAGCTTGTGCGCTGCTATTGCCGCCCTAGAAGATGATGTGTTTGTAAGGCAGTGTATAGAATCTAATGCTACAGAAATGTTGCGATATGAACAATTTGCAGAAGAAAATGGGATAGACTTTATCCCTTCTTATGGGAATTTCATCACATTTTCGCATAAAGATATAGAATCTACACATTTATGCCAATGGCTGCTGCAAAAGGGTGTAATTGTGCGTGATTTGCATTCGTATGGGTTAAGTGCTTTTCGTATTACTATTGGTATGCAGTGGCAAAATACACGTGTCCTTGAGATGATACAAACATACTTAAAAGCTCATAACTAG
- a CDS encoding phosphomannomutase/phosphoglucomutase has protein sequence MQHIFREYDIRGIFGEDLTHEIVFGIGQLLGAYIIESKLSPSIHIGYDARTHSPTLFTWLSEGFRAAGIEVYMLGLIPTPVAYFATFNTINSITCPHSVMITGSHNPPQYNGFKITINRAPFYGEQIRALGAKLAHILPHISLPKDTNSPQIVQINAKEAYIHYLSEHFAHLKDFPYPVVYDCGNGVAGVAITQILENLNIRYTPLFFEPDGTFPNHHPDPSEEENLTQLKAKMAQEEIPIGIAFDGDADRLALLTSDYHYKGDELAILFAREMKARFLSPIVIGEVKCSQVMYDEINKIGKAVMYKTGHSNLKVKLKELNAHLAAEMSGHLFFNDRYFGYDDAIYASFRALELFLHYTPQELESQMAHLPKLYSTDEEKIPTTEEQKFTLIEGLKNVLKNPPKDFPPLKAIIDIDGLRVVFENGWGLIRASNTTPVLVTRFEATSKENCELYKTKLLALLTNQQLANQQKG, from the coding sequence ATGCAGCACATTTTTCGCGAGTATGATATACGAGGCATTTTTGGAGAGGATTTAACACACGAGATAGTTTTTGGCATAGGGCAGCTGCTTGGGGCATATATTATAGAATCTAAGCTCTCCCCATCAATACATATCGGCTATGACGCACGGACACACTCACCTACACTTTTTACGTGGCTCAGTGAGGGCTTTAGGGCAGCGGGGATTGAAGTCTATATGCTTGGGCTTATACCCACACCTGTGGCATATTTTGCCACTTTTAACACCATCAACTCTATCACTTGTCCGCATTCTGTGATGATTACAGGCTCACACAACCCCCCACAATACAATGGCTTTAAAATTACCATTAATCGCGCACCCTTTTACGGAGAGCAAATCCGCGCACTAGGGGCAAAATTAGCACATATACTCCCTCATATCTCTCTCCCTAAAGATACAAACTCCCCGCAAATAGTGCAAATTAACGCAAAGGAAGCCTATATTCATTATTTAAGTGAGCATTTTGCCCATCTTAAAGACTTCCCCTACCCTGTCGTGTATGATTGTGGCAATGGCGTGGCAGGCGTGGCGATTACACAAATTTTAGAAAATCTTAATATCCGCTACACACCGCTATTTTTTGAGCCAGATGGCACATTTCCTAATCACCATCCAGACCCAAGCGAAGAGGAAAATCTTACCCAGCTCAAAGCAAAAATGGCACAAGAAGAGATCCCCATCGGTATAGCCTTTGATGGCGATGCGGATAGACTAGCCTTGCTTACAAGCGATTATCATTATAAGGGCGATGAATTAGCGATTTTGTTTGCCAGAGAGATGAAGGCACGATTTTTAAGCCCTATTGTCATTGGCGAGGTGAAATGCTCTCAAGTGATGTATGATGAGATTAATAAAATCGGCAAAGCGGTGATGTATAAAACCGGGCACAGCAATCTCAAAGTAAAGCTAAAAGAGCTAAACGCCCATCTTGCCGCAGAGATGAGCGGACATTTGTTTTTTAATGATAGATATTTTGGCTATGATGATGCCATTTATGCCTCATTTAGAGCTTTAGAACTATTTTTGCATTACACGCCGCAGGAGCTAGAATCTCAAATGGCGCACTTGCCTAAACTTTATAGCACTGATGAAGAGAAAATTCCCACCACCGAGGAGCAAAAGTTCACTCTTATCGAGGGGCTAAAAAATGTGCTAAAAAATCCACCTAAAGACTTTCCACCGCTTAAAGCCATTATTGATATTGATGGATTGCGCGTTGTATTTGAAAATGGCTGGGGATTAATAAGAGCGAGCAATACCACACCCGTGCTTGTTACGCGATTTGAAGCCACAAGCAAAGAAAATTGTGAGCTATACAAAACTAAGCTTCTTGCCCTGCTCACAAATCAGCAACTAGCAAACCAACAAAAAGGATAA
- the dxs gene encoding 1-deoxy-D-xylulose-5-phosphate synthase, translated as MTYELVKSYAFEELNTLSVVQLELLAASLRQRILEVVSSNGGHLSSTLGAVDLIVGMHTIFDVREHPFIFDVSHQAYAHKLLTGRWEDFDTLRQFGGISGFCNPRESSSDYFIAGHSSTSISLAVGVGRARSLGANTKIPVVMIGDGSMSAGLVYEALNELGDKKYPMVIILNDNEMSISKPIGAISNYLSQILTSPLYQKTRQSIKKILTKMPDSATYLAKRFEESLKLITPGILFEELGLDYIGPIDGHNMELILTTLQKAKDMNKPVIIHAQTLKGKGYDVAEGRFEQWHGVGPFDISTGCLLKKAANTSPTEIFAQSLATYMSDEKVVGVTAAMPSGTGLDKLIEKDSKRFIDVAICEAHAVTSMAAMAKEGFKPFVAIYSTFLQRAYDQIIHDVGILGLPVRFCIDRAGIVGEDGETHQGLFDIAYLRPIPNMVLFAPRDNASLQRAVDFAYHHNTSPCAFRYPRGKFVLDDGIFSASSFVLGKAELLIDGENLLLIGYGNGVGRAYQVCKALQKEGYKPSLLDLRFVKPLDRQTLVQLLANHKHVCVFSDSYYMGGVGSTILECIADENIQGISLKSFEIKDEFVPHGKSDIIESTLGLGTAELTLAITQWLDSK; from the coding sequence ATGACTTATGAATTGGTTAAAAGCTATGCTTTTGAAGAGTTAAATACTCTCTCTGTTGTCCAACTTGAATTACTTGCTGCTTCTTTAAGGCAGAGAATCTTAGAGGTGGTAAGCTCTAATGGAGGGCATTTGAGTTCGACACTTGGGGCGGTGGATTTGATTGTGGGTATGCACACAATTTTTGATGTGAGAGAACACCCCTTTATCTTTGATGTATCTCATCAGGCTTACGCGCATAAGCTCCTTACAGGTAGGTGGGAAGACTTTGATACCTTAAGACAATTTGGCGGGATAAGCGGATTTTGCAATCCTAGAGAATCTTCAAGTGATTATTTCATCGCAGGACATAGCTCAACTTCTATCTCTCTAGCTGTGGGAGTAGGGAGAGCAAGGAGTTTGGGTGCAAATACGAAAATACCTGTTGTAATGATAGGCGATGGCTCAATGAGCGCGGGGCTTGTATATGAAGCACTAAACGAGCTAGGGGATAAGAAATACCCGATGGTAATTATCCTTAATGATAATGAAATGAGTATCTCTAAGCCTATTGGGGCAATCAGTAATTATCTCTCGCAGATTCTTACCTCTCCTTTGTATCAAAAAACGCGCCAAAGCATAAAGAAAATCCTCACTAAAATGCCAGATTCTGCTACTTATTTGGCTAAACGATTTGAAGAATCGCTTAAACTTATTACTCCGGGAATCTTATTTGAGGAATTAGGGCTAGATTATATTGGTCCTATTGATGGGCATAATATGGAGCTTATCCTTACTACTTTACAAAAGGCTAAGGATATGAATAAGCCTGTGATTATCCACGCACAAACACTAAAGGGCAAGGGATATGATGTTGCAGAAGGGCGGTTTGAGCAATGGCACGGAGTAGGTCCCTTTGATATCAGCACAGGCTGTTTGCTTAAAAAAGCGGCAAATACATCGCCCACAGAGATATTTGCCCAATCTTTAGCAACTTATATGAGTGATGAAAAAGTCGTGGGTGTAACTGCTGCTATGCCAAGTGGCACAGGACTAGATAAGCTTATAGAAAAAGATTCAAAAAGATTTATCGATGTAGCCATTTGTGAGGCTCACGCGGTTACCTCAATGGCGGCAATGGCAAAAGAGGGCTTTAAGCCCTTTGTAGCGATATATTCTACATTTTTGCAACGAGCCTATGACCAAATAATCCATGATGTAGGGATTTTAGGCTTACCTGTGCGGTTTTGTATCGATAGGGCAGGGATTGTAGGTGAAGATGGCGAGACACACCAGGGGCTTTTTGATATTGCATATTTGCGTCCTATCCCCAATATGGTGCTGTTTGCTCCACGTGATAATGCAAGTTTGCAAAGGGCTGTGGATTTTGCCTATCACCATAATACCTCGCCTTGCGCCTTTCGCTATCCACGTGGTAAATTTGTGCTTGATGATGGGATTTTTAGCGCAAGTAGTTTTGTGCTAGGGAAGGCGGAGTTGTTAATAGATGGGGAAAATCTCTTGCTTATAGGCTATGGTAATGGTGTGGGGAGGGCATATCAAGTATGCAAAGCATTGCAAAAAGAGGGCTATAAGCCAAGTTTGCTAGATTTGCGTTTTGTAAAGCCCCTTGATAGGCAAACATTAGTTCAATTACTTGCAAATCACAAGCACGTGTGTGTGTTTAGCGATAGCTATTATATGGGTGGAGTTGGTAGCACGATTTTAGAATGTATCGCTGATGAAAACATACAGGGCATATCACTTAAAAGTTTTGAGATAAAAGATGAGTTTGTCCCACACGGCAAGAGTGATATTATAGAATCTACATTGGGCTTAGGCACAGCAGAACTTACTCTAGCTATCACGCAATGGTTAGATTCTAAGTAA
- the pyrC gene encoding dihydroorotase gives MPPSLILHNPMDMHLHLREGDMLASVLPFSAQPFSAAVVMPNLKTPITTTALAFAYKEQITALSPHFTPLMTIFLTPELDRAELMRAKAAGIKILKLYPKGATTQSEGGVKDILCEKTLEIFALAEELGFILSIHGESNGFCMEREAQFLPIFAHIAQNFPKMRVIIEHMSDRRSLECIEKYDNLYGTLTYHHISMNLDDVCGGMLNPHHFCKPMLKTKKDQEALLSAALSAHRKISFGSDSAPHLESAKLNPKAAAGIFSSPIVLPALAALFESHNALDSLQAFLSDRAIENYSLSDFVPKAITLEKAPYDVPCAIDSPLGRIIPLRAGESLLWRIKADDEC, from the coding sequence ATGCCCCCTAGCCTCATACTTCACAATCCTATGGATATGCACCTGCACTTACGTGAGGGTGATATGCTTGCCTCTGTCCTACCCTTTAGCGCACAGCCCTTTAGTGCCGCAGTGGTAATGCCTAATCTTAAAACACCCATTACCACCACCGCTCTAGCCTTTGCCTATAAAGAGCAAATTACCGCGCTTAGTCCCCACTTCACACCATTAATGACTATCTTTCTCACGCCCGAGCTAGACAGGGCAGAGCTTATGAGGGCAAAAGCTGCAGGCATTAAGATTCTAAAACTCTATCCCAAAGGGGCAACCACACAGAGTGAAGGCGGTGTAAAAGATATACTTTGTGAGAAAACATTAGAGATTTTTGCTCTTGCAGAGGAGCTAGGCTTTATCCTCTCTATACACGGGGAAAGCAATGGATTCTGTATGGAGAGGGAGGCTCAATTTTTGCCCATTTTTGCCCATATCGCGCAAAATTTCCCTAAAATGCGCGTGATTATCGAGCATATGAGCGATAGGCGCAGTCTTGAATGTATTGAAAAGTATGATAATCTCTACGGCACACTTACCTATCATCATATCAGTATGAATCTTGATGATGTATGCGGGGGAATGCTTAACCCGCATCATTTTTGCAAACCTATGCTAAAGACAAAAAAAGACCAAGAAGCTCTCCTCTCTGCTGCATTGAGCGCACATAGGAAAATCAGTTTTGGTAGTGATAGCGCACCGCATTTAGAGAGCGCAAAACTCAATCCAAAAGCAGCTGCGGGGATATTCTCTTCTCCTATTGTGCTTCCAGCATTAGCAGCACTTTTTGAATCTCATAATGCTCTAGATTCTCTCCAAGCCTTTCTTAGCGATAGAGCCATAGAAAATTATAGCTTAAGTGATTTTGTGCCTAAAGCCATTACATTAGAAAAAGCTCCTTATGATGTACCTTGTGCCATTGATAGCCCATTGGGGCGCATTATCCCTTTACGTGCAGGAGAGAGCCTTTTATGGCGCATTAAGGCAGATGATGAGTGCTAA
- a CDS encoding glycosyltransferase family 2 protein encodes MSANLPCVSIITIVYNDREHIKDTMDSVISQDYPMIEYIIIDGASTDGTKAFIESYIASMCNITLRDTQRFYMEATHRTKAHFTFKFLSQKDKGIYDAMNKGIDLATGEWCNFMNCGDRFYAHTTIRELFERYLLGSGGGAYNIIYGDTHIIYDSSHSKILYAHNTSHKYHHRFIHQSAFIATSLMKRFKYDTSFQIAGDTDFFTKAYNAKYTFIHIPVIVSSFEVIGISSQLSMQMFKEDCKIGYKYNRLFPVFLALKYIFYIIPRVCIRNAVPTRFRNRARILFSKRHS; translated from the coding sequence ATGAGTGCTAATCTGCCTTGTGTGAGTATTATTACCATTGTTTATAATGATAGAGAGCATATCAAAGATACAATGGATTCAGTTATCAGCCAAGATTATCCTATGATTGAATATATTATCATCGATGGAGCAAGCACTGATGGCACAAAAGCATTTATAGAATCTTATATCGCCTCTATGTGCAATATAACGCTTAGAGATACACAAAGATTCTATATGGAAGCCACTCATCGCACAAAAGCGCATTTCACCTTTAAATTCCTAAGCCAAAAGGATAAGGGAATCTATGATGCGATGAATAAGGGTATTGATTTAGCCACAGGAGAGTGGTGTAACTTTATGAATTGTGGGGATAGATTCTACGCACACACCACCATAAGAGAGCTTTTTGAACGCTACTTATTAGGCAGCGGGGGGGGGGCATATAATATTATCTATGGCGATACGCACATCATCTATGATAGTTCCCACTCAAAAATCCTTTATGCACATAATACTTCCCACAAATATCATCATCGCTTCATTCATCAATCCGCCTTTATTGCTACTTCATTAATGAAACGCTTTAAATACGATACAAGTTTTCAAATCGCAGGAGATACGGACTTTTTCACCAAAGCCTATAATGCCAAATATACATTTATCCACATTCCTGTGATTGTCTCAAGCTTTGAAGTCATAGGGATAAGCTCACAGCTCTCTATGCAGATGTTTAAGGAGGATTGCAAGATCGGCTATAAATACAATCGCCTTTTCCCTGTGTTTCTCGCCCTCAAATACATTTTTTATATTATCCCTAGGGTATGTATCCGCAATGCAGTCCCCACAAGATTCCGCAATCGTGCGAGAATCTTGTTCAGCAAAAGACATAGCTAA
- the fliH gene encoding flagellar assembly protein FliH, which produces MSLLNQENIIGQERLKNHNIKKYEFKTITSDMIEVGRDTNQNANIEDSTLKHNQDEIQNTVETSVQKIATLEQELVERLLQKTDELSGSLAKLQIQFEKLQVESEQRVANARDEGYKDGYREAEEKAKEDLFAEVNAQKKTLVDSIITLEDALKSSQKHLEDLEKELSAISVDIAKEVLINEVSENSQKIALNLTKELLNSIMDATNIKIKVNPNDYIFLKEQLKDNAKVEIIADNAVSLGGVVIVSDSGNIDGTIMSRYKNLKQSVLENMHD; this is translated from the coding sequence ATGTCATTGCTTAATCAAGAGAATATCATTGGTCAAGAGCGACTTAAGAATCATAATATTAAGAAGTATGAATTTAAGACTATTACATCTGATATGATTGAGGTAGGCAGGGATACAAATCAGAATGCTAATATAGAAGATTCTACTCTCAAACATAATCAAGATGAGATTCAAAATACCGTAGAAACAAGTGTGCAAAAAATTGCAACCTTAGAGCAAGAGCTTGTGGAGCGGCTTTTGCAAAAAACTGATGAACTCTCCGGCTCTTTAGCAAAGCTACAAATTCAGTTTGAAAAGCTCCAAGTAGAGAGTGAGCAGCGTGTGGCAAATGCCCGAGATGAGGGCTATAAAGATGGATATAGAGAAGCAGAGGAGAAGGCAAAAGAAGATTTATTTGCTGAAGTGAATGCCCAAAAAAAGACTTTAGTAGATTCTATTATTACCCTTGAAGATGCCTTAAAATCAAGCCAAAAGCATTTAGAGGATTTAGAAAAGGAATTAAGCGCGATTTCGGTAGATATTGCTAAAGAAGTGCTCATTAATGAAGTGAGTGAAAATTCCCAAAAGATAGCTTTAAATCTCACTAAAGAACTGCTAAACTCTATTATGGATGCGACAAATATTAAAATTAAAGTTAATCCTAATGATTATATCTTTCTTAAAGAGCAGCTAAAGGATAATGCAAAGGTGGAGATTATCGCCGATAATGCCGTATCATTGGGAGGTGTGGTGATTGTGAGCGATAGCGGTAATATCGATGGCACGATTATGTCTCGATATAAGAATCTTAAGCAATCTGTGCTTGAAAATATGCACGATTAA